The DNA window ATGCCCCCAAAGAAATTATGCGgtatttttagcattaaaaataatgtaggagagaatatttatatatgtattttagccatctaaaaattaagaccaacaaataaaatatgattaaaaacccataaaatcaactacaaatttatgttttaaaaatttaaattttgcttataaacataatcacATGTGAAAAGATAAGAGTGAAACAATTTTACAAAGGAGCgatgaagaaaaaagaaaattgcacTATTTTACCGCAAGGCAGGCGAATATATGAACCTCTTGAGAGCTTTTTACCATCTGTTAAAAACAGCACAAAATTGTACTAGTTCTGGAGCATGCACAGTAAGTCAATTAGTCCATGAACCATGATAGGGCTGGCTCGTACAGCACTGGGGGCCATCATCTCGTACAGCACTGGGGGCCATGCCCCGGTACACGGAATACAAAAAAGGTGTGATGCCTGACGCACAAAAAAGCAGTAAAGGCATCCTTTTGAAGTTTTGACGTTGAACAAAGGCCTGACATTTCACATTGGTGCATTGCCTAGGATGCAGAGGCTGAGGCCCaatttagttctcaaatttttttctaaaaacatcacattaaattttggacatctaaataaatcattaaatatatacatcacattaaattttggacatctaaataaatcattaaatatatataaacactaaaactaattatacagttatggataaaataataagaagaatcttttgaatctaattagaacatgattagtcataagtgctacagtaactaacatgtgctaatgacggattaattagactcaaaagtttcgcctcgtggtttccagcggaatctaaaatttattttataattaaactaagtttaatacttcaaatgtgtgtttaaagttttgatgcgatattttcacaaataaatttttcaaactaaCCAACCCCTGAGTCGCTGACGCACTGAAGCGCACCCCtacttttttagttttttcatgctCATGAttaaaagccaaaatttaaaattttaacattaaatttatatttgattttaggttttttcaccgatgtttattttccagttttggcttttaaatcgctaacaatgcatagataaaataattattcgtaactaattttttgtttataaatatgtcgtttggtttttccattaaagccaaacaatcgtcCCCGCGGTGTGCGGCAGGGTTCTTTTATTGTGGAAGAGGTCCAAGCCGTTGCACTACGGTACGATTATCGTGATAACCCTTgcaaaaatcatatgaattagaaatttatgaacaaaatcaCCATGGTTTTGAAAGTAATACCGTGTAGTAGTGCACGATAACCATGTGGTTTGTAGCAATTATCGCCGAGATTTTTGTGATATCTACGATCATTGCATCTAAGACAATAACCATGGCAGCTTTTGCGATATCGATAATCATTATTTTATGCAAAAACAGATATGTTGTGATACTGATTATTGTGATATATATCATgattatttttggatttttattctTGTCTTTTACCGAATCAACCCACACTTTGCCGTTATCGTGCCCTCGTGATATGACCGATTATCCCGGTATTGCAAACTCTGTTGTGCGGCAGAATTATACCATCAGggaattgatttttcttctacatatacatatgttaccataaagtgtttttttatttttctttttaagaaaaggaGACCACCATAATAGAGATTTTCCATTTTAGATTTACTTATTTGCTACGGAAAGACTTAAGCCACATTTGTTTTAGCTTCGCATTGTTCTAATCaagactataaaaataatctaaaacaaacaattagaTTATTATGACCACtaattataatctagagctcAAAATACTTTAATCTAATAAGCTCCtccaaatatgttttttttcattattggATGACTAAAGACCTACCACCCTTGAATATATTAAAGCAAAACTATCTTATCATCTATTACcaactttagcttataataattaatctagGTTATCGTAATTTGgtttaataatctagattacaataatcatAAGTAGAAACAAATATGGTCTTAATTTCTTGAGTATTGTACCAGAGTTCGGTAAAACGAGagacaaatgaaaattttaaaagacaTAGAACAAATACATTGAGTTTTGAAAAGGTTAAGATCATTCTGGTTTTTATGGCTATTATTTGTATGAGGAAGGCTACAGAACTTATTGTGGACGgagtaagagcatctccaacaggcTTACCAAATGCCTTTCGAAGCTAAAATTTGGAGATTTGATCTCAAATTTGCAATCGAACCGAGTGGCCAACCATATGACCAAGGCATCCGGCTGACCAAATTCCTCTCACCACTGGCCAACTTTGGCCATCCAAGAAAGACTTGTTAAACATGGTCCCCACGccttctctcctccttctGCCACCTCTGCACTCGCGATGTTCCTGAGGTGATGCACGGCGTCCAGCAAGCTCGCTGCGTCCGTCGTCAGCCTCCGCCCTGTGCCTACCGTCGGCCTTCGCCCGCGCTCGTGTCGTCAGCCTCCTCGCGGTTCACGCGTGCCGTCCGCACCGTCCGACATGGCAGGCCGCCCGCCTTCGttaccgccgccgtcggtctACGCAGCGCACGCCAGCCTCCTCCCCACCGTCACCGGCCTCCGTCCACCCCGCTTGCCGCTCTGACCTTCATCCGTTGGCCACTCCGGCCTCTATGCTCCTGattggggagagagagaacaagaaagaaaaagaagagaaagagtAGAAAGAACCGCTTGCCGCTCCGACCTTCATCCGTTGGCCACTCCGGCCTCTATGCTCCTGattggggagagagagaacaagaaagaaaaaggagagaaagagtagaaagaagaaaaagaggcCGACGCGTCGGGTCCAACTGTTATTGAGTTGAAATAGAGATGATGGATGGAGAGACTGTTGgagcaaaaattaaatttgagtgaaaaaataaaatagagtgACTAAATAGACATTTGAAAAGTTGAATTTGGAAAGAGACggttgaagatgctctaataGGGAAGCTGAAGGACAGTAGTCAGTCTCAACGGATTGGGGTCGAGAGAAACCTTCGTGGACGTCAGATGCTCCTTGGATGGCTAGATCAGGTGCAACTGCTTAAGGTGGTGTTCggacttatttttaatcgtttgtttcatcaaatgtttagacgtttattataaatagtaaacgtagactattaataaaacttatccataatcttagactaatttgcAAGACGAATcaattgagcctaattaatccatgattagcttatgtgatgctacagtaaacatgctctaattatagattaattaggcttaaaaaatttatctcgcgaattaccactcatttataaaattagtttttttattaatttatatttaatactttaaattaatatcaaatattcgatggcTCGACGGCTGCACCTGATCTCGACCGGTTATCAGCACCATCTGCTCGCATCGACTAGGCGTGTCCTCTCTCTGACTCGGAGTCACGTGAACGCCATGCCCACCGATAGGAAACCGGCACGCCGCGGCCTTGCCTCTGGGGGTTATTGCGTTTCCATTCCAGGTCCCCTTTACCGGATCACTGTAGTATTtgtaaggtggtgtttagattgagaaaagttttgggacaagtgtcacgtcaaatgtttgattggaaatcgaaaggggtttttggatacgaatgaaaaaacgaatttcacggctagcacacaaaccgcgagacgaatcttttgagacgaatttcacggctagcacatgttggttattgtagcacttatggctaattatgggctaattaggctcaaaagattcatctcaagatttcttccataactgtgcaattagttttttggttcatctatgtttaatgttttatttagatgtccaaaaattcgatgtgatgtttttaaaaaaactttttaggaactaaacaaggccttaatcaCATGCGCTTTGCCCCCACTTTGCACGGTACCAGACTGCCAGTGTCCTAGGGAAAAATCGCTGcagatgatatttttgttactgCCGAACGACTCACGAATTCACTCCGTGTAAACGCTAAACTAGCTGCTGCACACAGCACGGTTCCAACGAATGGTCCAATGCATGGCTCCAAAGCCTGAATCATCTGGCGACGATCAGCCCTCGACGAAGCAAATGACAATGGATGGGATTGGGATCCCGTGCAGTCACAACTAGGACTACACGTTAGGGACTGTATGCAATCACGACCATCCATTTTTTCAGTGAACGGCTTAGATTTGATGCTACCGTTCTTTTGCTACAGTAACTTTTCCCTGTGCAAATAGTGCACCATACAATCTGGACCACTGGATTTGCATCAAATGGTCCTAGTGGGACTGCTTATATTGCAGTCATACTGGCTACTGTACATGATCCAGATCCCAATGGATGCTATCCCCGGATTCGAGCGTGTCAGAATAACCGGAGTAGTCCCCCTACACGTACGATTTAATTATAGTACCGAAACACTATAATCATTGATTAAACAAAGCGGTTAAGTGAGTGAACGTTAATCAATTAGATCGTGTGGGCGTTAATCAATTAGGTCGTATAATTTCCTAACCGGAGCCAGATTTTTCAAAGCGAGCTTTGTTCTTTGCGGGCAACTCCcgcaaaaacaaatcaacatagacaaatataaaaaggGAACCGTCCTGTTTGGATTAGCTTTCTCCAGTACCTAGGCAGTACTACTCCACTACAATGGTGCTCATGGGGATGCTCAAAGGCTGAGCTAAACCGGCAAAAATTCCACGGCCTACTGGCATCACGGTCGGATTGGCATGTACTACAATATTACAGCCTTtttctgtcccaaaatatacgaatttctatatttttctataaaattttttaactcttaatcttatttaatttttttaaaaaaataatatttttattgttatcacatgataaaacatgactaatactttacgtgtgactaattttttcaactttttaataatttttttaaataaaacggatggttaAACGCCAAACCTATGAAACTcagaagtatttttttctggGACGGAGTACTACTACGGTCAGGATAGAACTCATGTCATgtcttgtttagttgctaaaaaattttgggcatctaaataaaacattaaacatagatgaactaaaaaattaattgcacagttacgtagaaaatcgcgagacgaattttttaagactaattagtgcatgattatccataagtgctatagtaaccaacatgtgctaatgacggattaattagactcaaaagattcgtctcacggtttccaggcagaatctgaaatttattttataattagattaagtttaatactttaaatatgtgttcaaaaatttaatgcgatgtttttacaaactaaacaaccccgcGGTATTAAAAAACACAGTACGAAAACCATATAATCGGGACAGCGCTAGCTCCATCGTACAGAGCCAGATCCAACTCATAATCCACCTGTTTGTTTGTGAGTTGCTACGCAGTAATACTAGCAATAACTACGGTAGATTTACGACAGCCGAATTAGGCAAATCTCATAGGTGTTTCGTGGAcaataaatagggtgtcatgtaggtatttttgatgatgtgggaaaatattaatgaagagagagatgaaatgagtttcatgggaCGAAACCTTCTTATCTAGACagcttgtgtcttgcatgtaacctagaaaacaacaatagatgaaattatatattaagagAGGGGTGTTTCATACTAGTTTCAAACTGTCTAGatgatatatcattttaagtagtcgtgtccataaaacttTGCATTAAGGATGGCCTTAGTTACTACCGATATTCAGCCGCAACCCAGTTAACGCGGATTGCATTGGCAATTGCAGAGTAAACGAGACAGCCCAGGTGCAGCAAAAGCATGTTCGAGCATAAGAGGGAGAGATTGGGGTGGCGCAAAGGATGTATACGTACATGGCCGGAGGCGATGGTGAGGTCGTCGTAGAAGAGGTGGAACGGCGTGGAGGTGACATGCAGGCTGAAGAAGGTGCCCCGGTTGCGGAACCGCAGCCTGACCGTCGCGTTGACGGACATCATCTTGGTCGGGACGCCAGTCCGGTCCGTCCCGCCCTGGATGTGGTACGTCTCGAACACCACACTCTACACACATGGAGACGAGACGAGCAGCAATTGCAGACCAAGTTAATAATGTACACATATCATACCATGTAGTAGTATactttcaattttcaatttttattcacTCGATTGCACCAGCACGGCTAGCAAATTGATCGGAATATCCGCGTCTTGTCCAGGAAACAAATACTCCTGTATGGCTACATTGTTTAGTACATCGTGCTGTGCTCCCAGCACTCCTGTTTGTGCATGTTTGCGGATGCTTTTAGCCTCTTACTATGTAGTACAGTTGTTTCTTGGCAAAATGCGTGTACAATCCGTTGGAATGGATGCTACCTCTAGTAAATGCATGTCATAAGATTAGAAGTACAgcttgtttttctcttttcttgtaAGGAAAACGGGCGCAATCGTAGTGTACTTTGATTTCTCAAAACTTCAGATGCGCAGCGACAGGGGAAAGTAGTTGCAGAGTTTCAgtcaattcaaaatatttggcAAAATTTACAGAGGTGGTAGTATATATTGtgcaattttcatatttttcttcttgtgcTTTGCGAAAGGGAGAAGCAAATAATCTGAAATGCACACTCTAAAGTCTACACTACCGTCCCTACTCGCAGAACGGCTGGCCATTGATGGTTTCTTGGGAAAAAGAGAGCGAACGAGAAGGTAATAATGGAGTGGCAAGGCGAAGGAACTGACCTTGACGACGACATGGGGCTTGTACGACTTGCTGGCGCCCCAGAGCACGAGCAGGAAGAAGGCGAAGACGGACACGAAAGCGAACGCCCCGAGGGCGTAGCACCTCCACTGCGAGGCGGCCCCGGCGGGCcctccctcctcgtcgtcgtcgtccccgacgCTGCCTGCGCCGCTGCCCTGCGCGAGGCGTCGCCAGGGGACGCTGGCCGCGGGGCCTGAGCGGAGCTGGTCCGAgaagaggaggcggccggTGGAGGACTCGCGGGAGTGGTGCATGGCGCCGCCGGAGTGGTGGTAGTGGTAGTGCAGCGGCGACTCGGCCGGGGTGGAGCCCGCGAAGGACATCTTCTCGGCCGcggccccgccggcgccgcccacgccgccCGAGGCCACCACGACGTCCGGGTGGGAGGCGGCCGGGCTGAGCACGTAGtaggccggccgccgcggcgaccgcggcggcgacgacggcgccagGCTCGTCACGTCGGAGTCCGTCTTCGCGTGCCGTGCCATCTCGGGAGCCGCGCGGCGCGATGGGCGTGACAGTGGTGGAGGCGTGGAGCctggcgatggcgaggcgcAAAGCGCAACGGGTTTGGAGCCTCTTCCTTGGTACTACCACTACACAAGAGGTTTTCAAGTGGGACGCGAGGGGTTCTCGTTTACAAACTTTGGAGCCGTGCGCCGCGACTGCGTTGGCCGCGTGCTCGGCGACTGGTGGCTGGCGACTGGCGAGACTGACGAGAAAAAAGGCTACGGCCCGGGCTACAGCTTTGAGCTGGTCCCGTGGACGGGAGGTGCGGAGAGACCCACTGCATTGAAGGCCTGCTCAGAGCCTTGGCCGCAATAGGGATGTCAGGATTTGGTCGATCCTCAGGAAGGCATTTTACGCAAGTTTGGGCCCATCTTCAATTGTTAACTTGATATGGCCCGTTAGGATAGTTCCGGGCTGATACCTGCTAAGGCTTAATTAACTGGGCCGAGTTAGGTCTCGGGCCCAGTCCTTAATTGATTGTCGGATAATCGTTTGGAGGTCCCAGCCGGCCCAACGCAGCTTCCCGGGTTCCTGTTTGGGATTCTGAGCAGAAATGGTGCCTCTGTTTCCTTTGCTGTCACACTTTGTCGTGCCAACCAAATTGATAAAGCTATATTTCCATTTGATGCGCGAAAAGAGTTGGTATTGCCAAATTTTTACCAAGAGTATATGACTCAAATACCTATTGCAGTTTTTAATTGGCAGCAAAGTAAATATGCAAAGCCATGTCATTATCAATATGCTTATATGTTTTTTGTCGTTACTGTGTAACGAACCAGATAATGGTGAAGCCAGCGATATCTTAGTGACGCGGGTGACTGGGCGTGTGTTAGcgatgtataatttttttaatatatgttatgACATAAATACAGTACAACCACTGGTGACACACCACGAACAGTCGTCCAACCTATCCGAGATCCGAGATGTGTCTCCACCAC is part of the Oryza brachyantha chromosome 2, ObraRS2, whole genome shotgun sequence genome and encodes:
- the LOC102712060 gene encoding uncharacterized protein LOC102712060, encoding MARHAKTDSDVTSLAPSSPPRSPRRPAYYVLSPAASHPDVVVASGGVGGAGGAAAEKMSFAGSTPAESPLHYHYHHSGGAMHHSRESSTGRLLFSDQLRSGPAASVPWRRLAQGSGAGSVGDDDDEEGGPAGAASQWRCYALGAFAFVSVFAFFLLVLWGASKSYKPHVVVKSVVFETYHIQGGTDRTGVPTKMMSVNATVRLRFRNRGTFFSLHVTSTPFHLFYDDLTIASGHMAEFYQPRRSGRVVTVSVVGKQVPLYGAGAELHSKPNNGRLGPAVVPVRLAFVLRARAHILGLLVRSKFYRRVLCRLDVREARLGKPVHGVAADCEYHDGR